The following is a genomic window from Pygocentrus nattereri isolate fPygNat1 chromosome 8, fPygNat1.pri, whole genome shotgun sequence.
gCCATGCTACACTTgggtttgtaagtagaagaaggaatatttattatgaaatatatTGTGCTTGCAATCTTGTTTTGCAGGAAGAAAATCATTgcttacatttttgccattttttttattgcttttttttttttgtttccacaTCAATCTTGaacctgtcaatacagaatTGAAAAATTGAAAAGTAAATAATTAGATAATTTTTCAATTAATTCAAATTCTAAACGATCACTCCTCCATGTACTGTGAGGGTAAAAGCACAATTTAGATGCATGAATGTTAACCTCACAGCAGTGTGTTTGACTGGAGCAAGAGTGGAACCCTGCAGAGCAGACACTTGTACATGAACTGGCTTGACTTTGCTATGACATCTGATCCCCTGTTGTGAGCTCTCCATGGGGTGTAGAGTTACTATAGTGGGATCTAGTGACAGCAACAGTATTAATGCTGTCAAAATTGTTGAGAGGCCAGCTATTGTGAACATGTAACAGATAACCTTGTTAGTGGTTTCTGCTTATGTAGCAGTGAAAAAATAGGATAGTCTTTCTTCACTCTACTTATCTTCAAATATTCTTGTTTCTTCTGCACCTCAAATGAGTAGCATATCTCAATATCTGTACCTAATACACAATTAATTTTTCATGCTTGTCTTTTCTTaacctaaaaaaacaaacacttcacATATTTTTGTCCCTTCATTTAAAGATGTGTACCTACAGGTAAATAAGACAGAAGACAAAATTGAGCTATTGAATGCAGCAGGTGTGTTATTATAGGTTATAGGCACTTATTAAAACTGCCTTTTGGTTTTGTCTAGTTTCCCAAATGGTGATTGAGGAGGTGAGCGTGCTGCAGACGCAGCTGGAGATTGAGAAGTCGTGTCGGGAGAACGCTGAAGCACTGGCTACCAAGGTAAAGCACCCACAGTTTACTCTGCACTAAGCTGACAAACAGCTGTCTCTCTCAAAAAATCACAAAAGTTTGTATTGTAATCTCTGCAGATATGTCTATACACCAAGAATTCACTCTAACTGAATAAGAAAATAGTACAGCATATTGTTTTCTGGTTGCACTTGAAAACTGAATTAGGGTTCCCACACAGCAGATGTTGTGAGTTTGGTTTCTGGGATAGTTGACTGTGTAATGTTATTTTGCACACTCTCAGCTGAACTGTGAGAACAGGAAGCTGAAGTATCTGAGCCTGTCATCTCGGCCATGTCTGGATGAGTTGCTGCCCAGTATCTCCGACTGCATCTCCCTGGAGGAGGACGCCGAGCCACAGGATCACAGCCCGGACCCCTACGCCCAGTACCAACAGCAGGTCAAAGGTACACTACACGGTCTCCCTGGCTGGTTTAATGCTCGAAACGTAAGCATGGCACATTACATCCGAGGTTTTGTTTCTTACAACAGCGATGTAagacttttttcttaaaatataagAAGTAGCAttgctgagtcaggagaaaaagaaCACCCTAAAATATTACGCTTGTACACTGCTTGAGGTACCCTGTAAagtttgaaataataatttaaaagtcagaaatgtTGGGTCAGATTTTGCAAGAGGTTTTCAGACCACACCATaagtctttatgtattaatgaCAGCACAggttcaaaaagaaggtctggcacAAAATACAATTGGCAAATGCAAAACATAACATTATACTGAAGATGATATGATGATAATAGTAGATCATTTACATCATTGACTTACATCCATGTTGTTCACCAAGTCTCATCTAAGCTTTCTTTGAATAATCTTTGGATGAGCTCACAATTATCAGATTCATCCTGGGTTAAAAGGGTCTAGAGGACATCCAACATTGCAAAATGCTCTTCTATACaatgcatgcaattacacatcaCAGTGGGtttgggcaatatggcaaaatcCAATATCTCAATAGTTATGAAACATCTCAtctttctgaggtttgatagaTGGAACGGCCCAGCAgtaccacattaaaaaaaatctaaattatgAGTAcagctctttttcttttcacataGTGTGTTGCGCTAAAAACAGTTAAACAGGTctaattatgctgtctttgtcATGAAACCTGAATCATACTGTGGTGTATTGTGATGTAACTTATcacaatatgataaaatattgtcacattGCCCTCCTCTACTTCAAAACAGTATTACTGTCTTATCAGCTGAATTTTGTTAGATGGCTACAATTTGTGATCTTTTTATTAACCATCATTTATTTGCACCATTATGTTGGTGCTGAAAGACCTGTGTATTGCAAAGGATCTGTACATTGCACGTAAAAGGATTGAGAATAGACTGACACTCATTGCTGTATATTTAAAgcactactgtttttttcataGATCTTCAGGAAACAGTGAACACTTTGctggaggaaaaaaagcagtTAGCCTGTCAGTTACAGGAGCAGCAGAGGCAGATCGAGGAGTTGACAGCACTTGTAAGTGGTGCACCGATTGTGCTTTTGTCACTGTAGGAGAATGGGCTCACTCATGCTTGGCATAGCTGTGGACAGGGGCTTCGGTGTGCGCTACATATATGAACCTTTTCAGTAATGAATGAGTATGTAAAAAAGCCTTACATAGCCTTCAGTGTATATCCTCAAGTGTTATGGGAGATTGAGcagaatttattttaatatttcatttgacCCAAGCCTGTTCTTTAATTTAtagttagtgttttttttaactccttTACTGTTTCACAGACTGAAAAAGAGCAAGCAGAGATGAAGGAGCTTCACAATACCATTGAGCAACAAACCAAGACCATCAAGAGATTCAACAGAGGTACATGTGCTTGTGCTTCCATTTAGTTCTGAAATGCTTTGACTACTGATAATCTCTGACCTGTTCTGTTTTGATGAAGTACCATCAGTGGGCCACATTTTTCTTCAGTGGAGTCACGTTCACGCCTTTGTCTCAGTATGACATCATTCTGGCTTAGTTGCCATACATCTGGCATCTGCCTGGGAAGAGAATCATTTCCTCTCGACCCACTCACTGGTCACCATTAAACGCCTTGATGAAATTAACAGTAGGACACGGACTAGGAATTCCCTCAGCTGTGCCTGGGGAAATGTACTTTAATTTGCTCTCCATTTGACTCCCTCCCCTGCAGTTGTGTTCATATAGACTGCAGTGGTTTTGCTGGAGTACAGCTCTCACATACCAGGTGTTTTGCCTAAAAGTAAAACCCCCACTCAGCATGTGTGGCTGTCATCTCCTCAAGACTGAGTGTCTCAATATGACCATGTGTTCAGTGTCCATGATGGCTGCTCATGAATACGAGGGGCTGAAGGAGCAGCTGGATCTGGAGCAGAGCCTGAGGCAAAAAGCAGAGACCTATGCACATGAGGTATGGCATTAGTCCAGATTGAAAATATAGACATCATAGGAGTGTACAGCTCTCACTTCACAGCAATACAGTTAGAtgatgattctttaggaaattagTCACTGTATCATGAAATCTCACACTTGAATgtacacaataaaaacaataatctCAGCTTGTCATAAAATATAATCAGATCACAATTGATCATAACATTCCAACATGGATAAAGTTAAATCACTATGTTCATATCAATGCGTctatgctttttcattttatttttgctagtttatatatactgattttctaagtacCTTCTGATGAGATATTTACTGAAATGATCATTATTTCCTTTggacacaattttaaaaaaaaatacattttaggccaaaatcttatcaccagactattgtaaaacagtttCTGAGGCATTAGACagaatattgtcactgtccaaaaaaaaaaaaatggcagctttacagaagaatgcaaaaacattctttacttttaatataagttaatgtaaagaggtttcaTTGCAAGCCATTTTGGAGCCTTTCTGTTGTtccataaacatttcatgtaaaagcTTTGTGTGAAGGAGGTTTTGATTAAGCTTGGACAATAATGTACACTTGCACAAAAATACAACAAGTGCACATGACAGAGCTATAGCAATAATCACCagccctcctcctggagatctactatCCTGCAGAGCTTTGTTGCAACTTGCCTCTAACATGCTATTCCCCCTTACCTAATAAaagcatctgatccagccactcagaaacttctgaagaagttaagTAGATGTTGCAGGTGTGGCTGGGTTGAAACCAGACCACACATGAAGGTACATATCCAGGACCAAGGTTGGTGACCGCTGCTCTGTTGTTTAAATGGATTAGAGTCCATGTACAAAAAGAATGGTAAACTAAATGCAAAGCACTAAAACATCAGGTAGAAtttgaacaaaaaagaaaaataatttgcATCATATTTACACTTATTTGAATGATTGCGAAGACTATTTCAAAGCATTAAAAGTTCATATCAGCACTACTGCAATTCTCATTTCTGAtttgagtttctctagaaagctGCATTTCACATGagaacattttgtttacatcttgacagTTTAGTTgtgcagaaatattgaaaaaattggtggaaccTTAAACATTATAATCTGTAGCTCATTTATGTTCATGCTAATGTTGAATCTCTTCTTAGGAGTGGCAGTTACTCGCCTTGTTATCCTTTACCAGCAGACCTGAATTTGTTTCCAGCCAAAGTGCAGTGAATGATAGAAATGTGCTAAACCACAGCAGTATTCATCTAAATTTGGGTGATTTCTTttgaggttgtttttttttctttctttctttttttggcttATAGATGCTGGTGCAACAAAAAGAGGCAAACCGGCAGAGCATGATTCTCCTGCAGCAAGCAGACCCCAGTGTTCAGCTGCTCAAGGCTTTGGAGGATGTGGCTAATGTAACCAAAACACTGGAACAGGAACGGCTGCAGCACCAAGAGAAGGTAGACAGTACTTACACTCTGAATTTTCATGTCAGTAATACATTTATATCATACCTGCTTAATGCATAATGGGATATTTTAGGGTAAAGACTTCAtaatatttgaagaaaaaagctAGCActgaataaacattaaaattaaaactgcATCTCTGATGTGCACAAAGCCTTGTGGATCTGTCAGTATTGTGTTTAGCTCTGAAGACTTACAGTACAAGTATTTTATTCTGTTACTGAGGATTGGGCACAAGCTGCTCTGCGTTTGCAGCCTCAGCAGATAGTTAATTTCCTTGAGGAGCCACAACAAATGAGAGGATGTGGATAAAATAGGAGGCTGGCTACGCCTCCAAAACTGCACTGTGTTAATTACAAACCCCAGCACATCAGAGAAGAAATCTGGGGGCTTGACAGCTCTCAGATAAGATCAAGGATTAAGTATTGGAGACTTATGAAGAAGTTGCAGCCGAGAATTTCCAGATGCAGATCATGACTTACTTACACATGATGTTCCTGCATAAATATTTTCAGACATAAGCCAGGGCTGATGAGAACAGGCTGAGAAAGGAATCAGCTGTTCCCAGAAGGTAGTCAGAGTGCCATAACGCCTACAGTAACTCATACTGCAGCTCTATTCACAGAACTGCTTAGAGCAGGTGTGGTGGGTCATCAATCAATGAATAGATCTGCAGCTACTCAGGACTTGGATTAAACTTTTTGGACAACATTCAGTCAATATGCTGCATCATTGAAATACTATTTACAGTGCTTCACTTTGTGCTTAAACTTTGAATGTTTGAGTCTGAACTTTTTGCTAATTGTTGTATTTGATCTAAGGCCAATGTAGAGCAAACTCACAGAACTAACTGATTGAAAAGTTTCAGAAGTATTCTCTTCCTGTCATTAATAAGACAATTTTGTTGCTGCATTTTATATCCTACATCTTCCCATATACTTTTACCTTAGATCCACTTACATTTGTGCAGGTTCATGtacaagaaaaatatttaattttaacattaccattttccagcctctcttcatcccctagaattaaacaggctgttgttgCTACTTTGTCTTTAAATGCTCCTTCGAACTTCAATATGAAGGtgatgctaaactgctgtaggctgagtaggtttagatgacatcacaaaaacagtgaattcaaaagaggctgtttttgcagtttagtttccctatatggactgtatagactAGGGAGTGAATGGCAcactttgaaattttaacaatgtttacatactacattagacacttttattttaaaaaatgtttttttctctgatatgggcccttcaaaTAACAATAATTTGGGGTGGGTTTGTGTAACTGTTGTGTCTTGCAGTGCTTCATGTCATCCTTTCATTTATAGCTTCCATTGACATGCAAATTAATTCTGATTCACAGTTACTAAATGCTCATCTCCCTTTCTTTCCCTGTAGGTAAAGACtctggaggctgagctggatcAGTGTGCCTTGCGGAAGCAACTAGCacagctgcagaaacagctggagttgctggaggaggagaaaaaagagacagaggagcGCTTGCAGGAGGAAGTGAAGAAGTGCAGCACCTTAGAAAGCAGAGGTGAGCTCACATCCTGCAGCTCAAGCAGAACAGGCTCAAGTCACAGTGTCACTTATAGtgacatgcaaaagtttaaaaacccccagtcaattttttttttttccaattttctgaTTGACAATAAGAAAATAATATTGTCTACAGGGAATAAACTGGCACTGTGCACAaatagtttatatttatttgctaagtttaacattggaaaaaagacattaaatataaactgggccataacttttgcacataccATATTTTATGCCCCCCGCCgccagtgtgttaaattcagcaaatacataaTTGTGCGTTAACTTGTGcagacgtgttctctgtagacttgtatttatttacaagatcaacaaaaaatataattcGACAAGGGCACCAAATCTTTCTCAAAAAAGTGTGGGTGTTTGTTATATATTCTACATTCAGAAAGTAAGACTGAATGATGTCAGAATATTAAAGCCAGTTTTATTTTGGAACATtctataatattataatataattcaAATTATGTGGTTTTCGTCCGGATCAATCTGCAATTTATAGTCAAGTCTGACAGTATCATAGTACTCTTATAATAATAGTACACAGTTTGGACAAAAGTATTATGAtaactacacattacacctgGAGGCCAAATTCAGACtcctccatcagactgacagatagagaagcatgactccctccacagaatacatttctaCTGCTTCACAGTCCAGTGTCATTGTGCTTTAGACTAGTACTTTAGGCCATTGTGCATTTTGACCTTAGGCTTGTGTATAGCTGCTTGGCCATAGAaacccactctgtgagtttgcgtggtctCCTGCTTTAGACTGTTGTTGCTCCttggtgcttccatttcacaataccacttacagttgacttGAGCAGATCTAGcatgacagatttcacaaactgacatgTGGcatatgacagtgccatgtttaaagtcactgagctcatcagtatgacccAGTCTACTGCCAGGGTTTGTCGAtcgagattgcatggctatgtgcttaattttatccacctgttagcaaagggtgtggctgaaacaactaatatcaataatttggagtcccaatacttttgtccatatagtgtacatgaGCTTCTGTAATTGGTTGAACCTGGAGCTCCCTCAGTcaaaaacattgatttttaaatacatgGTGATTTTTGAAAGTTTTAAATGACATCATTACTCATTTTCACAGTATTGATTCTAAACATATTAGATACATTTTCTTTTGAGAGTGAGTTTAGAGACACCGCAGTCGTCCCTTCTCTTGTCCTGCTGCTGTTCAGCATCTAATGGTGCATTAAGAGAAAAATCTGTGTTGGAAATGTTAAAGGCAAATCATAGGAAATCGTATTACTGCTCCGGAACTATTTTTGAGTGAGGCACTGTGTCACTTAGTGATAGGTaaaggtggtggtggtagtgggaGTTGAAATATGATACTtctggttaatattattttctctATCCATTATTGTTGACACATTGCCAGAAATCAGAAGATGTTCTAGAAGTGGGCAGAAGTATTACATTTTGACAGAAGATTAAAGGAAAACGAGAATTTTGTCCTTTAAATGACATCTTGAATCATGCAGGGATGTCAATTAACTGCTGTCCTCCTCAAGTAAGAGTTTTGTTTTAGGAGAAGaattatgaaaatataatatcaaaaccTACTAATTGACATGGCCCTGTGCTGTGTCATTATTTAGTGTGACATCTGTCACTTAACGCTCGTGTACATCTGGGCTATGACCTTTTAATGCAGGTTGTCTCATTGGCTCTTTTGTGGAAAATAAACAGATACATTATATATGGGTGGGAAATATGACCATGTTTATTGCTGTTGGGACAAATTGTCACATTGTCATAGTAAACCTGTGAGTTTATTTtagatattgtcagtacttaaagaacattgAAATGCATGTTTCATCACAAAGAGAGCATAGTGaggcctgtttaactggacTTGCAGTAAAGTGCAGTGTGACGCCACTGTTGTTTTTGTCTGCTTCAACTCATCAAACTCCAGAAAAACgtattgtgatgcatattgtgtatcaaGAATGAACTATCATGAtatatttttgtgacatcactcaCTCCTAACTTTATCAGCCAGTCCAGTTGCTTTCAAATGACACTAAAGGATCTCCTCTGACAAAACAAATCAATCTCAAAAAAGAGTACGCTGCAGCTTTCATAAAATTAGGAGAAACCCATCCCTGAGAACAATGAAGCAACATTTGCGATTCATGCTATAACTACAGTAACGCCTCATTGTTTCCACAGTGAAAGAGCTGCAGGAGTCTCAGAGGACCTGTGTTTCAGCCTCAGGTCCATCTCCTGGGACCGCACCTCCCCCTGCACCTCCTCCCCAGCCTCCTCCgcctcccccaccccctcctccccctcctcccccaccccctccctctCGCTGCAACCCCCTCAGGTACTGCTCCACTTACTGCACCAAAGCAATGCCACACATACTGTTTGTCTGTACTCTCAGCTCCTACTACACAGAGCAAATGTATTTAATGACTCGGCTGACTTAGTCAAATGTTTATGATCTGTTGTGGTTACAAG
Proteins encoded in this region:
- the shtn3 gene encoding shootin-1, giving the protein MDASQLPTVVMEASGDEEGEAHRVKTECMRLTEERDEAERQLKHIKRVSQMVIEEVSVLQTQLEIEKSCRENAEALATKLNCENRKLKYLSLSSRPCLDELLPSISDCISLEEDAEPQDHSPDPYAQYQQQVKDLQETVNTLLEEKKQLACQLQEQQRQIEELTALTEKEQAEMKELHNTIEQQTKTIKRFNRVSMMAAHEYEGLKEQLDLEQSLRQKAETYAHEMLVQQKEANRQSMILLQQADPSVQLLKALEDVANVTKTLEQERLQHQEKVKTLEAELDQCALRKQLAQLQKQLELLEEEKKETEERLQEEVKKCSTLESRVKELQESQRTCVSASGPSPGTAPPPAPPPQPPPPPPPPPPPPPPPPPSRCNPLSSLIAIMRKSSKGGKGSPKLEQAPVNEAVDDVKVKAVNEMMERIKHGVVLRPVKGQDTKRFGTKPQNPATEEKHQESAMEELKGILDPVKKSPSRGFQETLPIKKDSELEVILRRRRKQACDPAAADEMDGQISKVSSSDSLNGRHSSDSGKDTDGPGSSSLSGSEAGSRTSSDSGKEAATARRSSDSGTEPSGTKQRASVHRSLSEKRPSELVTNSSCTRAQNNEEQKKSKQPNGISHPAQNEGLQATLSSSADGPNEANGSMDAEC